A window of Amycolatopsis australiensis contains these coding sequences:
- a CDS encoding alpha/beta hydrolase, translating to MQPNFLIRRAVQLGLTANALRPLRARSTTIPAFFAGWLTAELAPQFLALTLADAAVHVARHGAADRSTKAGLAMAAASTAGLASLIRTGHGAREEIEKALTSALGEDYAAELGRSDLGLPWGELVLPFRMGAPDVRVDRNIAYAPGGKRFLLDVYRPATPVSGAPVLLQVHGGAWVIGNKEEQGRPLMRYLARRGWVCVAINYPLSPAHRWPAHIVAAKKALAWIRAEITSYGGDPRFVAVTGGSAGGHLSALLALSQNDPALQPDFEDADTSIQACVPHYGVYDFAATSGAPASKYRLESLIARRVFAPDRDPVNHLDDYIAASPLDRISSEAPPFFVIHGRDDSLVPVREAREFVRRLREKSRNPVAYAELTGAQHAFDVFTSVRSAHVVRGVARFLDFTYNAWKAENG from the coding sequence GTGCAGCCGAACTTCCTGATCCGCCGCGCGGTCCAGCTGGGCCTGACGGCGAACGCGCTCCGTCCGCTGCGGGCCCGGTCCACGACGATCCCGGCGTTCTTCGCCGGGTGGCTGACGGCGGAGCTGGCGCCGCAGTTCCTGGCGCTGACGCTGGCCGACGCGGCGGTGCACGTGGCCCGGCACGGTGCCGCCGACCGGTCGACGAAGGCGGGTCTCGCCATGGCGGCCGCGTCCACCGCCGGGCTGGCGTCGCTGATCCGGACGGGGCACGGCGCCCGCGAGGAGATCGAGAAGGCGCTGACGTCGGCGCTGGGCGAGGACTACGCGGCGGAGCTGGGCCGTTCGGACCTGGGTCTGCCGTGGGGCGAGCTGGTGCTGCCGTTCCGCATGGGAGCGCCGGACGTGCGGGTGGACCGCAACATCGCGTACGCCCCGGGCGGCAAGCGGTTCCTGCTGGACGTGTACCGGCCGGCTACGCCGGTGTCGGGAGCGCCGGTGCTGCTGCAGGTCCACGGCGGAGCGTGGGTGATCGGCAACAAGGAGGAGCAGGGCAGGCCCCTGATGCGCTACCTGGCCCGCCGAGGCTGGGTGTGCGTGGCGATCAACTACCCGCTGTCACCGGCCCACCGCTGGCCGGCGCACATCGTGGCGGCGAAGAAGGCACTGGCCTGGATCCGCGCGGAGATCACGTCGTACGGCGGAGACCCCAGGTTCGTGGCGGTGACGGGCGGCTCGGCGGGCGGCCACCTGTCGGCGTTGCTGGCGCTGTCCCAGAACGACCCGGCACTGCAGCCGGATTTCGAAGACGCGGACACGAGCATCCAGGCATGCGTCCCGCACTACGGGGTGTACGACTTCGCGGCGACGTCAGGCGCACCGGCGAGCAAGTACCGCCTGGAGAGCCTGATCGCGCGCCGGGTGTTCGCCCCCGACCGCGACCCGGTGAACCACCTGGACGACTACATAGCGGCATCCCCGCTGGACCGGATTTCGTCGGAGGCACCGCCGTTCTTCGTGATCCACGGCCGTGACGATTCGCTGGTCCCGGTTCGTGAAGCGAGGGAGTTCGTCCGGCGCCTGCGGGAGAAGTCCCGCAATCCGGTGGCGTATGCGGAGCTGACGGGGGCACAGCACGCGTTCGACGTGTTCACGTCGGTCCGGAGCGCGCACGTGGTCCGCGGCGTGGCACGGTTC